In Vanessa tameamea isolate UH-Manoa-2023 chromosome 25, ilVanTame1 primary haplotype, whole genome shotgun sequence, a single window of DNA contains:
- the Neto gene encoding uncharacterized protein Neto, producing MTSPAFLVLYLALACSKFGATSEQTADHDNRHKVMRNKMEPIHELIMKAVNNLDLNMEPRTNEYNNNNIKINKNNYDNANARDNIKTFDDIYTENDNVFERNLNIHRDYVDKLRAKNFGSDFVSFFVPKRRVKREDEPDPRCEKFNYNSNEQKYIQHPHGAIKNKYYYSDLNCVTVIRGPEGHVVELTFVDQFHIEYHPDCSYDYLEIRDGQRGYAKLLGKVCGEAFPRQIITTGPNVWLKFHSDDTIEYEGFQINVRFIPTSNSISIPESCNIELTGTNGHVESEKINEDCLAKSLNQALDVLWTIKVEEGHKIYLNFTTYALTKPNECEENFVQVFGYKLEYDARLAFYCGSVANPITTIDEHKDGSEDRSNIMYVRLYASKSGKKSNFNATFTAYRSLDTSKDDKCKENEFDCEDNTCIDIGLKCNDYANCRLKADEEKDICIIITESMINQTHIKVILIIFCLILSGMSFVFFFKCIRKLYQDHKIIKEHIRQSCEDRLDSMVSSRLTLDAKRLQRDSEPRASLERDNQTNEMFKQQRKFSQQKIRPTSIDSDFIQETHLDLDEEPWRREVNTVPVETEDVRIERNGRPKKSDMSKKEESIRSKRESSEKKQIRDVSVGAPDTKESGCQTRESLFQADPAISSDGSGTTNSRGFSTFGYSGATIVRPSPPQTNTSQITIELLRQATEQEEKPQKKFPDRRPMSTETTRSAPDVIIVSKPIR from the exons TAATAATTTAGATCTAAATATGGAACCTAGGaccaatgaatataataataataatattaaaataaataaaaataattacgacaATGCAAACGCACGTGATAATATTAAGAcatttgatgatatttatacAGAAAACGATAATGTTTTTGAAaggaatttaaatatacatagagaTTACGTAGACAAACTTAGAGCGAAGAATTTCGGAAGCGATTTTGTATCATTTTTTGTACCTAAAAGAAGAGTTAAGAGAGAAGATGAACCGGACCCTAGATGTGAGAAGTTTAATTACAATAGTAACGAACAAAAGTACATCCAACATCCCCATGgcgctattaaaaataaatattactacagtGATTTGAACTGTGTCACAGTTATAAGAG gACCTGAAGGTCACGTGGTTGAGCTCACATTTGTGGATCAGTTCCATATAGAATACCACCCGGATTGTAGCTATGATTATTTAGag aTTCGAGATGGTCAAAGAGGATACGCCAAGCTCCTAGGCAAGGTATGTGGAGAGGCGTTTCCTCGACAAATTATCACAACTGGACCGAACGTATGGCTGAAGTTCCACTCTGATGACACCATAGAGTACGAGGGATTCCAAATCAACGTCAGATTCATACCCACAAGTAACAGCA TTAGTATACCGGAGAGCTGTAACATAGAACTAACTGGAACAAATGGGCATGTAGAATCAGAGAAGATAAACGAAGACTGCTTGGCAAAGAGTCTGAATCAGGCGCTAGATGTTTTATGGACAATTAAAGTTGAAGAAGGACATAAG ATCTATTTGAACTTCACCACTTACGCATTAACTAAACCAAACGAATGCGAAGAAAACTTCGTCCAAGTCTTCGGATATAAATTGGAATATGACGCAAG GTTAGCGTTTTACTGCGGTTCTGTTGCTAACCCGATAACAACGATAGATGAACACAAAGATGGATCCGAAGACAGAAGTAATATTATGTACGTTCGTCTGTACGCTTCGAAGTCCGGTAAAAAGTCTAACTTCAACGCTACCTTCACTGCGTATAGAAGCTTGGACACGAGCAAAGATG ataaatgcAAAGAAAACGAATTTGACTGTGAAGATAATACTTGTATCGATATTGGCCTCAAATGCAATGATTACGCTAACTGCAGACTCAAAGCTGACGAGGAAAAAGACATATGCATT ATTATCACCGAGTCGATGATCAACCAAACACATATCAAAGTGATCCTCATCATCTTCTGTCTCATACTCTCTGGAATGAGCTTCGTCTTCTTCTTCAAGTGCATCAGGAAGCTGTATCAAGATCACAAGATTATCAAA GAACATATCCGTCAGTCGTGTGAAGATCGCCTGGACAGTATGGTGAGCAGTCGTCTGACCCTCGATGCGAAGCGGCTTCAGCGAGACAGCGAACCAAGGGCCAGCTTAGAGAGAGACAACCAGACGAATGAAATGTTTAAACAACAAAGGAAGTTCTCTCAGCAAAAAATACGT cCAACCAGCATAGATTCAGACTTCATCCAAGAAACACACTTGGACTTGGACGAAGAACCATGGAGAAGAGAAGTAAATACAGTACCAGTAGAAACAGAAGACGTCAGAATTGAACGTAATGGAAGACCTAAGAAGAGTGATATGAGTAAGAAAGAAGAATCGATAAGGAGTAAAAGAGAAAGTTCGGAAAAGAAGCAAATAAGAGACGTTTCAGTTGGTGCACCGGATACTAAAGAATCTGGATGTCAAACTAGGGAAAGTCTTTTCCAAGCCGACCCAGCTATTAGTTCAGAtg gTTCAGGTACAACAAACAGCCGAGGTTTCTCCACCTTTGGGTACTCCGGCGCAACCATCGTCAGGCCTTCACCACCCCAGACCAACACATCCCAGATCACCATAGAATTACTGAGACAGGCGACTGAGCAAGAAGAGAAACCCC AAAAGAAATTCCCGGACCGCCGCCCGATGAGCACCGAGACAACCCGATCCGCCCCTGACGTCATCATCGTATCCAAACCGATTCGCTGA